The Phacochoerus africanus isolate WHEZ1 chromosome 9, ROS_Pafr_v1, whole genome shotgun sequence genomic sequence AAGTCGCATTTTTATAAGTTAGAGGAGGAACAACTTCAGATGAATAACCACCACAACATAGATCAAACATCCTTCACAACATCGTCATATGTGAAAAGAACAATCAGTGATGTATGAAAAGAACAATCCATTATGACCATATAAAGTTTGTCCCAACAAGGCAGAGTTGAATTAATATTTGAATATCAATCAATGGAATTCATCACATTaacaggataaagaaaaaagcatataatCACATCAATCATATGGAAAGGGCATTTGATAAAATCTGATACCCACTCATATTAAAAACTCTCAAGTAACTGTGTAGAGAAGGAAGTTTCCTCATATTCACAAAGGGCATCTAGGACAAACTTACAGTTCATGTCATACATGATAGTGGAAAGACTGAAAACTTACCGCTTAAATGAGGAGCAAAGCTAATCACTGCCACTAAAATATTGTACCAGAAGACCTAGTCTGTAcaagaaggcaagaaaaataaataaatgccatgtagattggaaaagaagtaaaactcttatttgcagatgacatcataATGAATGCAAAGCCCTAAAGAGCCACAGGAACTTTTAAGTGACTTTAGCAATAACACAATATACAAAGTTGATATAtatttgacccttgaacaacatggggctAATCTGAGTGTAACTTATAGCTGGCCTTTCATATCTATGTTTCctccacatctgtggattcaaccaaccttggACCGTGCTATACTGTAATATTTGCTGCTGAAAAATATCCACATACTAGTGGACCCAGGCAGTTCAAACCAacgttgttcaaggatcaactgtatgtAAATTAATCAGATTTCTACACActactgaaaaataattgaaaactgagttaactggagttcccatcgtggctcagcagaaacgaatctgactagcgtccatgaggacgtaggtttcatccctggccttgctcagtgggttaaggatctggcattgctgtgaactgtagtggaggtcacagaagcagcttggctgtggcattgctgtggctgtggtgtaggctggcagctacagctccaattcagcccctagcctgggaacctccataggccaagggtgcaaccctataaacacacacacacacacacacacacaaaattgagTTAACAATAACATCAACAAACAGAATATTTATGGACAAACTGAATTTAATATGTGTGATTACAAATGAAGATGACTAACATTGCtgagaaaattaaagaataccATATACCATAATCTATGTTCATGGATTAAGAAGTTGCACATCATTTGATCtatacattcaatgcaatcctaatCTAAGTGCCAGCATTGTTCTTTATGGAAATACATgactttttataaaaattcaccTGAACAAAGGATCTGAAATagcaaaacatttttgaaaaagaagaaaatttgaggGTTCACACTACGTAATTTCAAGATATATTGTAAAATAACCAAGACAATGTTCTATGGATTTAAACATAGACATATTAGtcgatggaacagaatatagaatcCAAAATTTAATTGACACTTAAAAGatcaacttggagttcccatcgtggctcagtggttaacaaatccgactaggaaccatgaggttgcaggttcaatccctggcctcgctcagtgagttaaggatccagtgttgccatgagctgtggtgtatgtcgcagacgtggctcagatctggtgttgctgtggctgtggcgaaggctggcagctgcagctccgattagacccctagcctgggaacctccatatgccgagggtgtggccctagaaaagacaacaacaacaaaaaaaatcaactgacttTCAACAAAGATGTCAAGTAAGTTAACTCAACgggaaaaaaatagtcttttcaaatgGCGCTGGATAAACTAAatagattgaaaaaaataaatcttgatccTTGTCTTATACCATATAgcaaagtaaactcaaaatggatcacagacctaaaatttaaaactgaaactataaaatttctagaagaaaacaggagaaaacctTGAAGGCTTTAGTGTAGGCAAAAATTCCTTAAGACATAAAAAGACTCAACcctaaacataaaaaattaataaattgtaCTTAAAGTTTAAGCCTCTGCTCTCCAAAATAtatcattcagaaaataaaagtacaagCCAGACAGTAAGAAAAATATTGTCAAGATATACATatccagaagttcccgtcatggctcagcagttagcaaacccgactagcatccatgaggatgcaggtttgatccctgtccttgctcagtgggttaaggaaccggcattgacatgagctatggtgtaggtcaaagatgcggctcagatccagtgttgctgtggctgtggtgtaggtgggcaactTCAGCTCTGTTTGGCCCACTAGCCTGgggccttccatatgctgtgggttcggccctgaaaagaaaaaagacaaaagacaaaaaatatatatatatatatatattctccaaCAAAGgccttgtatctagaatatacaaactcTTACAACACAGtgacaagaagacaaaaagtaataaatgagcaaaatatttgaataggcaTATCACAAACCGAGGTATATGGGAAGATGATAAGCAATTGGAATGGTTCTCAACATCAGAAGTTAGGGAAATGAAGACTAAAACCACACATACGTTTGAATGCTTAAAATTAAAGATTAACAATTCCCATTGTTAAACTCATACTTCTGATGAGAGTATAAAATCACACAACCTCTTTGAAATCTGTCTTATAGTTTCTTACAAGTTAAACATACACGTCATATGATCCAATAACTCTTATTGTATTTACCTAAGAGAAGCAAAAACGTATGTGCAAAAAACCTGTAAACTATCACATAGctactttattcataattataaaaaaaactagaaataccCAAACAACCATTAATGCATAAAGTAATAAAGTGTGGTATGCCCATATAATTAAATActaatcaataattttaaaaaagaataaactactggagttcccgtcgtggcgcagtggttgacgagtccgactaggaaccatgaggttgcgggttcggtccctgcccttgctcagtgggtgaacgatccggcgttgccgtgagctgtggtgtaggttgcagacgcggctcggatcccgcgttgctgtggctctggcgtaggccagtggctacagctccaattccacccctagcctgggaacctccatatgccgcgggagtggcccaagaaatagcaacaacaacaacaaaaaaaaaaaagacaaaagacaaaaataaaataataaaataaataaactactgaTACTCACAGGCATGGATTAATCTCAGGAACGGCAAGCAGAGCAAAAGAAGTCAGGCACAATAGTGTAACTACTGCATGATTCAATTTATACGAAACTTTAGGAAAGACAAATTTAATTTATAGTGACAAAAAATCAGATCCTTGGTTAGGGATAAAGTGATTGGGAAGTAGCTGAAGAAACTTTTTGGGGTGATAGAAGTGTTCTAGTTCTTGATTAGGTAGGTAGTTACATGGGTGTAACTTTATCAAATTTTATCAAACTATATGATTAAAATGTGTGCGTTTTATGTAATTCATTTCTACCTCAATAAGGATACTTTCAAATAAATTCCAATACATCTCCATCGTGATTTTGTCAAAATCTCAAGTACtacaaaaagtataaaacaaatgTAGAAATAAGTGAATCACTGTCAAAGTGACAAAACTTAATTAATATATACAGGCAAAGGCTTAAATAAAaccttgaaaatatattcaaaagcaGGATTAAACCCATTCTAACATATTAAACAGTTCTCTCACAACTTAACCTGTTTCTGAAACTGACACCATGCCCCAAAGCCTGTGTGGTCTTTCAGTGGTAAAACTAGAAGTGTTCTTTAAACTTTTCCACATCCTTTTTCCTTACGTGTTCCAACAtgataatttcctttattaaagtaATAGTAACTAAGTCACTCTCTTTAATGCAGATGTCTGCCCTGCTCCATACCATTTCACCTACTGGTTTTGATTCCTTGCTTTCACTCTCACTAAAGATATGACCGTAATAATATCTGTAATTCCAAGCCCATCATGTACATGATTTCATGAAAAACACTTGTCCCTGTCTGAGATGCTTCATGGCAATTTTTACTTCCTCATTCCGCAAGGTGTAAATGAGGGGATTCAGCACAGGAGTGACCACAGTGTAGAAGACAGATACCACCTTGTCAATGGAGAAGCTGGTGTCTGGCCGAGTATAGATGAAGATACATGGTCCAAAGAAGAGGGCAACCACCATGAGGTGGGCGGAACAGGTAGACAGGGCTTTCCTGCGCCCTTCAGCTGACTGTCTTCTAAGAGAAACCAAGATGACCATGTAGGAGGTGACCAAAGCCAGGAAGCACGCAAGGGAGATGGTTCCACTATTGGACACAATCAGCATCCCTGTGAGGTGTGTGTCTGTGCAGGCCAGCGTGATGACCGGAGGAACATCACAGAAGTAGCTGTCAATAACATTGGGGCCACAGTAAGGTAGGCGAATGGTCAAGAAGGTCTGCGCCAGCGAGTGAACAGTACCCCCCAACCAGAGAGCAAAGACAAGCTGCACACAGACCTTCATGTTTATCACATTGGGATAGTGCAATGGAGCACAGATGGCTACATAACGATCATAGGCCATAATGGTCAGCAGAAAGATCTCAGCACAGGCAAATAGATGTAGGAAGAAGAGCTGTGCAATGCAGTTGTCAAAGGAAATCGTCTTTCTCTCTGAAAGCAAGCCCTCTAGCATCTTGGGCATGGTGACAGATGAGTGGCAGATGTCAATAAAGGACAGATTGctcaggaagaaatacatgggggtATGAAGACGTGGAGTAAAGACTATGGTAGCCATGATGAGAACATTCCCCAAAAGGGTTAGCACATACATGACTGAGAATGCCATGAAAAGTAATATCTCCAGCACCCAGTTATCGGTGAGTCCCAAGAAGACAAATTCAGTCACTCTCGTTTGGTTTAGAGCATCCATCCAACGAGTTTTCAAAGgaccttgggggaaaaaaaacttgaacGATAATGTATACTTAATGTGATAGGATTGGAACTAATTGAAGTGACTCTGCATTCCTATCTgagttgtttatttattataaGGGCATATAAAATATAAGATCAATTTAATAACAATTATTATAATATACCCAGTATGTATCAGGAGCCATTCCATGCACTTTATATACACCATTCTATTTAACTACAACTGCCCGTGACATTAAGCATTATTGTTCTCACCTGGCAGATGAGATGAGCGATCCCTACAAGAAtaaataagtaggagttcccgttgtggctcagt encodes the following:
- the LOC125136829 gene encoding olfactory receptor 1509, whose protein sequence is MDALNQTRVTEFVFLGLTDNWVLEILLFMAFSVMYVLTLLGNVLIMATIVFTPRLHTPMYFFLSNLSFIDICHSSVTMPKMLEGLLSERKTISFDNCIAQLFFLHLFACAEIFLLTIMAYDRYVAICAPLHYPNVINMKVCVQLVFALWLGGTVHSLAQTFLTIRLPYCGPNVIDSYFCDVPPVITLACTDTHLTGMLIVSNSGTISLACFLALVTSYMVILVSLRRQSAEGRRKALSTCSAHLMVVALFFGPCIFIYTRPDTSFSIDKVVSVFYTVVTPVLNPLIYTLRNEEVKIAMKHLRQGQVFFMKSCT